The DNA region GCAGGGTGTCGAGGAAAACGCTGGGACCGATCACTCGTCGACTCATCACTCACCTCACCACGGCAAGATTCACGATAGAACGACACCGCTGGCACGTCAACGGAACCGGCGGATCAGAGCTGCACCCCGGCGAAGGCCATGAAGCCGAGCGCCATCAGCCCCACCAGCATGAACGTCAGCCCGAGGCCCCGCAGCCCCGCCGGCGGGTTCGAGTAGCGCAGCCGCTCGCGGATGCCGGCCAGCGCGATCACCGCCAGCGCCCAGCCGATGCCCGAGCCGAGGCCGAACACCGCGCTCTCGGCCAGCGTGTAGCTGCGCTCCACCATGAACAGCGAGGCCCCCAGGATGGCGCAGTTGACGGCGATGAGGGGCAGGAAGATGCCCAGCGCGGCGTGCAGCGGCGGCGCGAAGCGGTCCAGCACCATCTCGACGATCTGCACCATCGCGGCGATGGTCCCGATGTAGGAGAGGAAACCGAGGAACGACAGGTCGTAGGCGGCCAGCGACGGGTGCAGCCACGCCATCGCGCCCGGGCTCAGCAGGTGCGCGTAGATCAGGTTGTTCATCGGCACGGTGATCGTCAGCACGAAGACCACGGCGCCGCCGAGGCCGATGGCCGTGCTCACCTGCCGCGAGACGGCCAGGAACGAGCACATGCCGAGGAAGAAGGCCAGGGCCATGTTCTCGACGAACATCGCCTTGACCGCGAGGCTCAGGTAGTGCTCCAGCATCAGTCGGCCTCCACCTGATCGGTCTTCCAGCTCCGCAGCGCCCAGATCAGGAACCCGATGATGAAGAAGGCGGCCGGCGACAGCACCATCAGCCCGTTCGGCGTGTACCAGCCCGCCTCGCTCGCCAGCGGCAGCACCGTCGTCCCGAACAGGGTGCCCGAGCCGAGCAGCTCGCGCAGGAAAGCGGTGATCATCAGGATCACCCCGTAACCGAGGCCGTTGCCCAGCCCGTCGATCAGGCTCATGCCCGGCGGGTTCTGCATGGCGTAGGCCTCGGCCCGCCCCATGATGATGCAGTTGGTGATGATGAGCCCCACGAAGACGGTGAGCTGCTTCGACAGCTCGAACAGGTACGCCTTCAGCACCTGGTCGACCACGATCACCAGCGAGGCGATGATCGTCAACTGCACGATGATGCGGATGTTCGTCGGGATCTGGTTCCGCAGGGCGCTGACGAAGAAGTTCGAGGACATGATGACGACGACCACGGCCACGCTCATCACCAGCGCCGTGTCCATGCGGGTGGTCACCGCCAGGGCCGAGCAGATGCCGAGCACCTGCAGGGCGATCGGGTTGTTGTTGAACAGCGGGTCGATCAGCGCGTCGCGCGTCTTCGCCATCAGCCGTCCCTCCGCGTCCGGAGCGCCTCCAGGTAGGGGCCGAAGCCCTGCTCGTCGAGCCAGAAGCGCAGCATGTTGGTCACGCCGCGGCTCGTCATCGTGGCGCCGGCGAGGCCGTCCACCCGGTACGGATCGTCGGCCGGCGGCCCGGCCAGCCCCTTGATGACCTCGATGGCCGGCGCGCCGTCGGGGCCGAACGCCTTGCGGCCGTTCCACAGGCTCTTCCAGCGCGGGTTGTCCACCTCGCCGCCGAGCCCCGGCGTCTCCTTGTGCTCGTAGTAGGTCAGCCCGCGGATGGTCTCCAGGTCGGCGTCGAGGGCCACGAAGCCGTACAGGATGCCCCACAGGCCGAGGCCGTGGACCGGCAGCACCACCAGGTCGAGCGCGCCGCCGTCGCCGCGCAGCTCGTAGACCAGCGCCTGGTCGGCCACCCGCTGCAGCCCCGCGTTGTTGGGCGGCGCCGTCTCGCTCGTATCCGGATCCGCGGCCGCGGCGCGCGGATCGAAACCGGTCGGATCGGCGCCGGTGGCCGCGCCGGTCTCGCGATCGATGACCACCTGCGTGATCGGCGCGAAGCGCGCCCCGATCTCGTCCGGCTCCAGCCTCTCGTCGGGGGCCGCCAGCCCGGCCGCCACCAGCACGTTGCGCTGCATGTCGAGGGTCTGGTTGATCTCCTGCCGCTCGCGCAGCGCCACCGCGGAGGACGACACCACGATGGCGCAGGCCACGCAGACGACGGCCGCGAAGCCCAGGTTGTAGACGACGCTACCCTGCATAGCGCGCCCTCCGCCGCCGCACGTTCATCCGGATCGCGGCGTAGTCGATCAGCGGCGCGAACAGGTTCATGAACAGGATGGACAGCATCATGCCCTCAGGATACGCCGGGTTGACGACGCGGATGAGCACGACGAGCATGCCGATGAGAAAGCCGTACGCGAAGTGGCCCCCGCGCACCGAGGGGGCCGACACCGGGTCCGTGGCCATGAAGACGGCGCCGAACGCCCAGCCGCCGATCACCAGGTGCCAGGCGGGGCTCACGTCGAAGAAGGGATTCGTCGCCGACCCGATCGCGTTCAGCCCCGCCGCGGTCAGGAGCGTGCCGGCGGCGACGCTCACCATGATGCGCCACGAGCCGACGCCGGTGCCGACCAGCAGCGCCGCCCCGGCCAGGCAGGCGAGCACCGAGGTCTCGCCCATCGAGCCGGGCACGAAGCCGACCAGCGCCCGCCACCAGTCGAAGTCGGCCGCCATGTCCGCCGTCCCCCCGAGGGTGGCGACGGCCAGCGCGGTGGCCCCGCTGACCGCATCGGTGGACGTGTCCGCCGCTATCCAGACCGCGTCGCCCGACATCGCCGCCGGGTAGGCGAAGAAGACGAAGGCGCGGGACACCAGGGCCGGGTTCAGCACGTTCATGCCGGTCCCGCCGAAGATCTCCTTGCCGACCACGATGCCGAACGAGATGCCCAGCGCCACCTGCCACAGCGGAATCGTCGGGGGCAGGACCAGCGGGAACAGCATCCCGGTGACGAGGAAGCCCTCGTTCAGCTCGTGCTTGCGCACCACCGCGAACAGCGCCTCCCAGAGGCCGCCGACCGCGAAGGTGACCAGCACGATCGGCAGGTAGTAGAGGCCGCCGTGGACAAGGCAGCTCAGCAGGTCGTCGGGCGCGAAGCCGAGGCCGAGCGCCTGCATGGCGCCGGTCTGCCAGGTCGCGAGCGGCGCCGCCCCGCCCGCAATGGCCAGGTTGGCCTGGTAGCCGGTGTTGTGCAGCGCCATCCAGACGCAGCCGGCCAGCGCGATGACGACCGTGATCATCATCCGCTTCAGGTCGAGCCCGTCGCGCACGTGGGACGGGCCGGCGGTGACCTGGCCGGGGGTGTAGAGAAAGCTGTCCTGGGCTTCCCAGAGCGGGTACAGGCGCTCGAGCTTGCCGCCCGGCTCGAAGTGATGCGCCTGCGCGTCGAGCAGGCGCCGCAGGAACTTCATGGCGCGATCCGCGCTTCGTGGCTCGTGGACAGGCGCGCCGCCGGCGTTTCGTGCTTCTCCGCGCGGGCGCCCGCTGCTTGTGATTTTTTTCTCAAGCGCGGCGTCAAAAAAAGACGGGGACCCGTCCCCGAACTCCTCACCATCGTACCGCCGGCCCCGGAGGCAAGTCAATCCGGCCGGAAATGCAAGCCTCTCCACCAGCGGAGGTGGCAGATTCCGCCACCCTTGACAACCCTTTGGCCGGCACGCATGATGGACGTGAGGTCACGTGCGGATGACAATCGAAGTCCTTACGATAATCCTGACGGGTGTGAGCGTCACGGCGGGCGTCCTGCTGGGCGTCTGGCGGATGCTCGCGCACTACGAATCCCGGAACGACGCCGCGCACGCCGAGCTCGGGAGGCGTATCGACGGCGCGCGCGTGGAGCTCGGCGCGCGGATCGACGAGATGGGCAAACGGATCGACCTGGTGAACGGCCGGATCGACCTCGTCTACCAGGAGCTCGTCAAGAGCCGCATCTGACGCTCCGCGGGGGCGATCAGCCTTCCGTCCGCAGCGTCTCCAGCACGCGGCGCAGGTGCGGCGCGAAGTCGGTCTTCCCGGGATCGACGAACGTGCAGAGGGCGACGTCCTCCTCGTCCAGCTCCAGGCAGCCGAGCTCTTCGGCGCGCTCGACGTCGTGCATGACGAGCGCCCGCAGCATCGGGGTCGCCAGCAGGTCCAGCGGCATCACCCGCTCGTACATCCCGATGGGGACGATGGCGCGCGGCGAGCCGTGCGTGGAGGTGGTCATCGCGAACCGGCGGCCGGGAATCAGCCGCGAGGCGAACGTGCGGACCGTCGAGAACGTGTCGAAGCCCGGACCGAGCCAGCCCAGGAACTCGCGGTCGCGCCCCTCGGCGAGCACCGACACCTGCTGATGGTAGCGTCCCAGGTACCCGTGGACCTCGCCCGCGGCCGCGCGACCGGAGAGCACCGACCCCGAGACGATCCGGTGCTCGCGATCCGGATCGACCTCGCCCTCCAACAGCGTCGGGGTCGCGGCGCCGATGCGCGTGCGGAGAAGCCGCGGCCGGGCGACCGGCGGCCCCCCGAGCGCCACGACGCGCGAGGCGTCGAGCACCCCGGTCTCGAAGAGGCGGCCCGTCGCGATGACGTCCTGCACGCCGACGTGCCAGACGACCTTGCCGCGGTCCACCGGATCGAGGGTGTGGATATGCACGCCGGCCGTCCCCGCCGGATGCACGCCCTCGAAGACCTCGTGGCGGATCTGGTTGGCGGCCGAGACCGGCGCGTGCACGCGGTGGCCGGGTCCCGTGCAGACGAACACCGGCCCCGGGGTCAGCCGCGCCAGGGCTTCCAGCCCGCGCTCGAAGGGACCTTCCCGGCCCTGCAGGATGGCCGCCACGTCGGGTGCGAGGGGATTGGTGTCGATGGCGGTGACGAAGATCGAATGCGGACGGGCCGCCGGATCCGCCACGCGGCCGAAGGGCCGGGCCCGCAACGCCGTCCACTGCCCCGACTCGAGCAGCAGGTCCCGGACCTCGCTCTCGGTCATGCCGCTGGGGTGACGCCCGGACCAGGCCGCGAACCCGGCCGACTCGGGCTCGCGCCCTTCCCGCTCGGCCCGGCTCGGCTCGATGACCACCGACTGCAGGGCGCGCCGCGCGCCCCGGTTGATCGCCCGGACCGTGCCGGCCGCCGGCGCCGTATAGCGCACCCCCGGCATGGTCTTGTCCTCGAACAGGAGCTGGCCGCGGGAGACCGAATCGCCCACCGACACGTGCATCGTCGGGCGCAGGCCGACGTAGTCGGCGGCCAGCAGCGCGACGCGACGCGCCGGGGGGGCGTCTTCGATGGACGGCTGCGGGGCGCCGGCGATCGGCAGGTGCAAGCCGCGTGTGATCCGGTGGGTTGGCATTCGCAGGCCGGGTGCGGTCAAGAGAAATTATAGCCGCTCCCGACGCGCGCCTCGCGCCCGCTCGTCACAATCGCCATCAGGGCCGCGGCCATAGTCGCTCCAGTCGGACCGCCGCGTCGAGATCCCGACGCGCTCCCGGGGGCAGGGCATCGCCCGCGCCGGCCGCCGGCTCCCACGATCGCCGCGGCCACAACGCCGTGGCATCCAGCTCCTGGGTAAACGACCACTGCACGTCCTCCGACCCGGTGTCGACCTCGACCTCGCTGCAGCCGGCCATCCCGTAGTTGCCGTGCGTGCCGTCGTTGCCCCACGACGTGCCCAGCAGCTCGTTGACCACGAGCTGCTCCCGCGGCGCCCGGCACCGGACGGAAAAATGCGCGCTGCTCCCCGAGAACGAGGTCCGAACCCACACGCGCGGGGTGTCGGCCGGCTTGACGAAGGACGCCGCCCCCCGGCCCGGCTGCGACCACGCCGCCGTTTGTCCGCGGGCGCCGTCGCGACACCGGATCTGGAAGACGATCCGGCCCGCCGGAAACTCCGCGATGCTGCCCCTGTCGCAGGCCGATCCCACCGCGGGAACGAACGTCCGCATGTGCCGCTGCTGCGACGGCACCGGAACGCAGTTGTACGCACGCGTCCCACGCGCCGCACCCTCGTGGTAGCCATGACACGTCAGATCCATCGTGAGCGGACTCGTCCGGACCGCGTTGCGGAGATACGGCTCCTCCAGGGCGTCCGCGTAGTCGTCGGGTGTCGAAGCGACCTTCCCCGGACTCGTCCGCCGCACGCCAGGGCCTCCCCAATCCCGCTCCAGCTCGCCCGCCGCGGCCAGATCCCGAAACGCGGACGCGCCCAGCGCGCCGCCCGCGCCGGTCACCCGCTCCCACGAGCGCGGCGGCGTCAAGGCCGTCGCGGCCGGCTCCGGCGTGAACCACCAAAGCACGTCCTCCGGGCCGGCGTCCACCTCGACCTCGCTACAGCCGTCCAGCCCGTAGTTCCCGTTCGTGCCGTCGTTGCTCCACGACGTGCCGAGCAGCTCGTTGACCACGAGATACTCCTGCGGCGCGCGGCACCAGACCGACAGATGCGCGCTGTTGCCGAAAAACGAGGTACGAAGCCAGACACGCGGGGTAGCGGCCGGCTTGACGAAGGACGCCCGCCCCCGACCCGCGTACGACCACGCCGCGGACTGCCCGGAGCTGCCGTCGCGGCAACGGATCTGGAAGACGATCCGGCCCGCCGGAAACTCCGCGATGCTGCCCTGATCGCAGGCCGAGCCCACCGCGGGAACGAACGTCCGCATGTGGTGCTGCTGCGACGGCCTCGGGATGCAGTTGTACGCGCGCGTCGGGCCCTCGTCGTAGCCGTGACAGGTGACGTCGAGCGTCGGCGGCACCGTTGGGCCGGGCTGTGTCGGTGGTTGGGGTTGGGACGCAACGGTCAGAGTCAGCCTGAACGTACCGGTGTCGCCCGTCGAGTATGAAGTGGCCTCGATGGTGTACGTGCCGGCCTGAAGCCTTCGAGTGATACGCGCGTCGGTTCCGCGGCCCCCGTCATCGTCAGAGGCCAGTTGCGAGCCGCGAACATTCGCGCCCCGCCGCAGGTACAAGAGCGAGTCGATGTTCGACGAGGTCATGTCAATCGTCACGTCGGCTGCCCGAGCGAGCGTGAACCTGTAGAAGCGCGCCAGGTAGCCGCCGTCAAGGGTCGGCCGGTTCGGCGACACGCAGTCCCTTCCCAGAGTCCCGTTGCGCGCCCATGTCCCGCCTCCGGCGGACACTGTGCCGAGGTTGTGCAGAGTACAACGGCTCGTGGTGGGCGGGGGCGGGGGCGTGACGGAGGCCGTCGTTATCGCGAGGACGAACTCGTCATCTTGCCCGCCACTATATGTTGTAGCTTCGATCGTGTACGTGCTCCCCGCTGACAGCGTCAGCGAAGACAGCCTTGCATCGGTAGATGGACCCGAGTCATCATCCCGGTGCACGATGGACCCGTAGGGCCCTCCGTTTCGGATGTACAGGTACGTATCATTGCCGTCCCTTGAGCTCAGATCAATGGTATATCGCAGATTTGCCTTTGAAACAAAAGTGAAGTACCTGGAGTAGCTCCCATTGGTGGACCGCGCTGGTTCCTGAGAGGGGCAGGTGTGCCATCCGTTGACAGCATTACTATAGCCGGACCTATTCATCCCGGGAAAGATGTTCATGAGGTTGTAGGCACATGCTCCGTACGCCTCTTTCAGATTCGCGGTGTTGGAAGCGTTTATGACTCTCACGCCGTTACTGCTCCCGACTACTCCGGTTCGAACGCCCGCATGGTATCCATGCGGGTCGGAGAAGCGGGACAACTCCTCGCAGTCGGAGCGGAAGGTGTCAAAACACTCCGTGGAGTACGCCATGATCGTCCTAAAGCTCTGCCTCGGGCTCCCGCCGATATGCACGTAACCCCGACCGTCACTATGGTGCGACGTTGCGCCGTCCTTCTGGAGCTGGTACCGATCGTGACTGAGGCCGAAGTTGTGTCCCAACTCGTGCGCAAAGGTGAGGTTGGGGCTCAAACATTCCGCCAGGGTAAGACCAGAGTGTCCGGGTATATAGGCAATTCCACATGTAGGATCCCCATCGCTGTTGGGAATGCCATCGCGGACAATCAAATGCACGAGGTCAGCCCTGTATAGATCTCGGAGCGCCCGGACCGTGTCATCGTCCCGAAACGCGTCGAGCGTCTGTAACGTATTGCCTCGCTCGCTGAAGTAGCCAGTCTCTTCCACAAAAACGAGTTGGATCCGATGCGGAAGACCACCCGCAAGCAATGCGGAGTTGGTGTCCGCCACGGATGCCTGTATCTTTTCCACCATGAGAGTTCGGGCGGCGGCGGCATTCAACGAGCCCCCCAAGTCTCTCCTGGCTTGAGGGGTATACAAGACCAGGACGTCGACGCGAGAGGAGCCAGTGTTCGACGCCGGAGGCGGCGTCGGAGCGTCTTCGGGACGATCGGGAACGTCTCTGCTCCTCACACCATCGTCTCCCAGTGCTGGCGCCCTCGACATGTCGATCTGGCGGATGACGTGCACGCCATCTTCCATCGACTCCACTTCATACGTTCCTCCGGTCGTTCGCACGGTACCCCGGACAACGCCGCCGCTCACAACCAGTGCTGCTGTACCATCGTACTCCGAAGTTCCCTCGAGGCGACCGAGCAGGGAGTAGCCACCCGTCCACGTTACCCGCGTTTCCTCGAAGATGACCTGGAAGACGGCGTCGTCGAAGAAGTTCAGCGTCAACCCGACAGGAGTGCCGCCTTCTACGCTGGCGCGCGTATGAGCCAGCTCGTCGGCAGCAACCCTTACCAATCGAGATCGAACCGTCGTGATGCCGGAAGCGGGAGAGCCCAGGCGTCGGTCGGAGGGTGCAACGCCTGCGACTCGTTCTGACTCGACCGCCAAGAATAGACCGCTGCCAGGCTCTCCACCTTCTGGACTTTGGCGTAAAGCGGGCGCCGCAGCAAGAGGTGCCTCGGCAGCTTTCGTGGCGATCGGCATGCCGGAAAGGACTGCGACAAGAACGGTAGCCGCTATCGCTGCGGCGTTTACAGAAGCACTCTTGAACCTCTTCATCGTTAGCCTCCCACCGCCACGACTGATTGACCGTCGCCGACCATCACGCCACGTCGCGGTTGGCCGCGCTCTCGACCGCGGCGTTGTAGCTGACCGACCCGCGGTCGCGCACGAGCCGGCACGCCTTGTCGCGTGTCTTGGCCGTCCACACGGTGGCCAGCTTGACCTCGCGGATCTTGGCTGAACCGTCGGTCTACTTGCAACATCGCTGGGTCTCCTCGAATGCAAACGGGCAAGCGCGGCCAGATCTTCCGTGAACCACGCCAAGACGCCGGCGAGCGCTGCCTCCCCCCCTGAGGATCGCCCGCCCAAGGCCAAAGGACAGGGCCGCAACCTATCAAGGAGCGCCGTGACGGTCAACCCGGCAGCCGGCGGAGGTGAACGCCCGCGGATCGCCGCGGCCGGCGGAATGCGCGCCGGTGCGCTGGAGGCGACGACGGCGCGGGACGGCAGAATCTTGACCGCGCGCACGGCCGACAGTATGCTGCCGGACTCGTGACCATCCTGCTTAACGGCGAGACCTACGAGACCGCGGGTCCGCTGAGCGTGACCAACCTGCTCGAAGGGCTCGGCATCGATCCGCGCCGGGTCGCCGTCGAGCACAACCGGTCCGTGATCAAGAAGGCGGCCTACGACGCCACCGCCGTCCGGGAGGGCGACGAGGTAGAGGTCGTCAACTTCGTCGGGGGAGGCTAGGACGATGGCCGACCTCCCACTCGTCATCGCCGGCCGCCCGTTCCGCTCGCGCCTCATCGTCGGCACCGGCAAGTATCCGTCCGCCGCGGTCATGGAACGGGCCCACGAGGCGTCCGGCGCCGAAATGGTCACTGTGGCGGTTCGGCGCGTCGAGCTGAACCGGTCGCGCGAGTCGCTGCTCGACCACATCGACACCGAGCGGTACTTCCTGCTGCCCAACACCGCCGGCTGCTACACCGCCGACGATGCGATACGCACGGCGCGGCTGGGGCGCGAAGCGGGGCTCTCGAACTGGGTGAAGCTGGAGGTGATCGGAGACGAGAAGACGCTCTTTCCCGACAACGACGCGCTGGTGCAGGCCACGCGCGTGCTGGTCGGCGAAGGGTTCGTGGTCCTTCCGTACACGAACGACGACCCGGTCACCTGCCGCAAGCTGGAGGACGCCGGCGCCGCCGCGGTCATGCCGCTGGGCGCGCCGATCGGCTCGGGCCTCGGCGTGCAGAATCCGAACAACATCGTCCTCGTCAAGGAGGCGGCCGGCGTGCCGGTCATCGTCGACGCCGGGGTCGGCACGGCCTCCGACGCCGCCGTCGCGATGGAGCTGGGCATCGACGGTGTGCTCATGAACACCGGCATCGCCGGCGCGGACGACCCGGTCGGCATGGCCGAGGCGATGAACCTGGCCGTGCGGGCCGGCCGTCTGGCCTACCTTGCGGGCCGCATACCGCGCAAGCGGTACGCCACCGCCAGCAGCCCCCTGGAGGGCGTGATCGGCAGCTAACCGACGGTCCGCCTCCCTCCGCACGGCCACCCGCATCGCCAGCAAGGATGAGCTCACGCGCCTGAAGCGGGCGCGCGAAGCCGCGGATCGCGCGTACAACGACGCCCTGACGCGGGTCGATCGCGCGCTGCCGCCCCGGCCCGAGCTGCCCGACGCGCCGGGCGCCCTCGATCAGCGGCAGCTCACCCCCGTCAACGAGGCCTGGCGCGTGGCGCCCGACGTCGAGCCCGTGCTGGGGACCGGGTGGAAACGCCGCCTGCGCGCCTGGGTGTGGGATCTCGTCGGCCCGATCGTGGAACGGCAGCAGCACTGATCGACAGCCCCTGGAGAAGCGGCTTGACCAATGCAAGGAATTTCCTTACCGTGTGAGACGCCATGATCGTCAGCAAGCTCACCACCAAGGCGCAGACCACGATCCCCAGGGCGGTACGGATCGCGCTCGGACTCGACCCCGGCGACGAGCTCATCTACGAGATCGACGGCGCAAGGGTCGTGCTGACGAAGGCCCGGCCCGGAGCCGTAGCCGACGATCCGTTCCGCACGTTCCGCGAGTGGGGTACCAAAGCGGACGCCGAGGCGTATGCCGACCTTTGAGCAGGGTGACGTCATCAAGGTTCCGTTCCCGTACACCGACCGAGCCACGCGACAGTCGCGACCGGCGCTTGTGGTGTCGACGGACACTCTCGAGACCGCGCACGGTTTACTCTGGGTTGCGATGATCACCAGCGCAGCCAACCGCGGTTGGCCCGGAGACGTAGCGGTCAAGGATCTCGCTCAGGCCGGGCTACCCGCTCCTTCGGTCATCCGCACCGCCAAGATCGCCACCATCGAGTCGTCTGACGCGCGCCGGCTCGGCCGCATTGCGGCCGCTCAGCGCCGGCAGGTCATCCGCCGGGTGGTCCGCATGCTCGGCGTCCGATGATCTGGCTGAGGCCGCCGATCGGCCTGCGGACCGTGCCGCTCCGGAGGAGCGTCACCCAAGGCAGGCCCTCGCCGAGGTTCCGCACGAGGGGCCACGCAGCGATCCCGGTGCCCGCAACAAGGCCGGTGACGACGATTGCCGCCTCGAGCATCGGCCCGTGA from Acidobacteriota bacterium includes:
- the nqrE gene encoding NADH:ubiquinone reductase (Na(+)-transporting) subunit E yields the protein MEHYLSLAVKAMFVENMALAFFLGMCSFLAVSRQVSTAIGLGGAVVFVLTITVPMNNLIYAHLLSPGAMAWLHPSLAAYDLSFLGFLSYIGTIAAMVQIVEMVLDRFAPPLHAALGIFLPLIAVNCAILGASLFMVERSYTLAESAVFGLGSGIGWALAVIALAGIRERLRYSNPPAGLRGLGLTFMLVGLMALGFMAFAGVQL
- a CDS encoding NADH:ubiquinone reductase (Na(+)-transporting) subunit D, with protein sequence MAKTRDALIDPLFNNNPIALQVLGICSALAVTTRMDTALVMSVAVVVVIMSSNFFVSALRNQIPTNIRIIVQLTIIASLVIVVDQVLKAYLFELSKQLTVFVGLIITNCIIMGRAEAYAMQNPPGMSLIDGLGNGLGYGVILMITAFLRELLGSGTLFGTTVLPLASEAGWYTPNGLMVLSPAAFFIIGFLIWALRSWKTDQVEAD
- a CDS encoding Na(+)-translocating NADH-quinone reductase subunit C translates to MQGSVVYNLGFAAVVCVACAIVVSSSAVALRERQEINQTLDMQRNVLVAAGLAAPDERLEPDEIGARFAPITQVVIDRETGAATGADPTGFDPRAAAADPDTSETAPPNNAGLQRVADQALVYELRGDGGALDLVVLPVHGLGLWGILYGFVALDADLETIRGLTYYEHKETPGLGGEVDNPRWKSLWNGRKAFGPDGAPAIEVIKGLAGPPADDPYRVDGLAGATMTSRGVTNMLRFWLDEQGFGPYLEALRTRRDG
- a CDS encoding NADH:ubiquinone reductase (Na(+)-transporting) subunit B yields the protein MKFLRRLLDAQAHHFEPGGKLERLYPLWEAQDSFLYTPGQVTAGPSHVRDGLDLKRMMITVVIALAGCVWMALHNTGYQANLAIAGGAAPLATWQTGAMQALGLGFAPDDLLSCLVHGGLYYLPIVLVTFAVGGLWEALFAVVRKHELNEGFLVTGMLFPLVLPPTIPLWQVALGISFGIVVGKEIFGGTGMNVLNPALVSRAFVFFAYPAAMSGDAVWIAADTSTDAVSGATALAVATLGGTADMAADFDWWRALVGFVPGSMGETSVLACLAGAALLVGTGVGSWRIMVSVAAGTLLTAAGLNAIGSATNPFFDVSPAWHLVIGGWAFGAVFMATDPVSAPSVRGGHFAYGFLIGMLVVLIRVVNPAYPEGMMLSILFMNLFAPLIDYAAIRMNVRRRRARYAG
- a CDS encoding Na(+)-translocating NADH-quinone reductase subunit A — its product is MPTHRITRGLHLPIAGAPQPSIEDAPPARRVALLAADYVGLRPTMHVSVGDSVSRGQLLFEDKTMPGVRYTAPAAGTVRAINRGARRALQSVVIEPSRAEREGREPESAGFAAWSGRHPSGMTESEVRDLLLESGQWTALRARPFGRVADPAARPHSIFVTAIDTNPLAPDVAAILQGREGPFERGLEALARLTPGPVFVCTGPGHRVHAPVSAANQIRHEVFEGVHPAGTAGVHIHTLDPVDRGKVVWHVGVQDVIATGRLFETGVLDASRVVALGGPPVARPRLLRTRIGAATPTLLEGEVDPDREHRIVSGSVLSGRAAAGEVHGYLGRYHQQVSVLAEGRDREFLGWLGPGFDTFSTVRTFASRLIPGRRFAMTTSTHGSPRAIVPIGMYERVMPLDLLATPMLRALVMHDVERAEELGCLELDEEDVALCTFVDPGKTDFAPHLRRVLETLRTEG
- the thiS gene encoding sulfur carrier protein ThiS, which codes for MTILLNGETYETAGPLSVTNLLEGLGIDPRRVAVEHNRSVIKKAAYDATAVREGDEVEVVNFVGGG
- a CDS encoding thiazole synthase; protein product: MADLPLVIAGRPFRSRLIVGTGKYPSAAVMERAHEASGAEMVTVAVRRVELNRSRESLLDHIDTERYFLLPNTAGCYTADDAIRTARLGREAGLSNWVKLEVIGDEKTLFPDNDALVQATRVLVGEGFVVLPYTNDDPVTCRKLEDAGAAAVMPLGAPIGSGLGVQNPNNIVLVKEAAGVPVIVDAGVGTASDAAVAMELGIDGVLMNTGIAGADDPVGMAEAMNLAVRAGRLAYLAGRIPRKRYATASSPLEGVIGS
- a CDS encoding AbrB/MazE/SpoVT family DNA-binding domain-containing protein gives rise to the protein MIVSKLTTKAQTTIPRAVRIALGLDPGDELIYEIDGARVVLTKARPGAVADDPFRTFREWGTKADAEAYADL
- a CDS encoding type II toxin-antitoxin system PemK/MazF family toxin, translating into MPTFEQGDVIKVPFPYTDRATRQSRPALVVSTDTLETAHGLLWVAMITSAANRGWPGDVAVKDLAQAGLPAPSVIRTAKIATIESSDARRLGRIAAAQRRQVIRRVVRMLGVR